Proteins from a genomic interval of Streptococcus sp. D7B5:
- a CDS encoding MurR/RpiR family transcriptional regulator gives MNKPDIATIIDLHFEELTELEQEIARYFLQAETIQDDLSSQQVTQKLHISQAALTRFAKKCGFTGYREFVFQYQHQASKPDTHSHKHSPLTKRVLRSYSIMREQTQDLIDEEQLERVAQLIDDAERVYFFGTGSSGLIAREMKLRFMRLGVVCEALTDRDGFAWTTSIMDENCLVLGFSLSGTTQSVLDSLLDAKEMGAKTILFTSAPNKNSQAYTETVLVASHSQSSYIQRISAQLPMLILIDLIYAYFLEINRESKEKIFNSYWENKKLNGYRRQKRVRKS, from the coding sequence ATGAACAAGCCAGATATCGCAACCATAATCGATCTCCATTTTGAAGAATTAACCGAGCTCGAGCAAGAAATCGCTCGCTATTTTTTACAAGCTGAAACGATCCAAGATGATCTCTCTTCTCAGCAAGTTACCCAGAAATTACATATCTCCCAAGCAGCCTTGACCCGCTTTGCCAAAAAGTGTGGTTTTACAGGCTACCGAGAGTTCGTCTTTCAATACCAGCATCAGGCTAGTAAACCGGACACTCATTCGCACAAACACAGTCCTTTGACCAAACGTGTTTTACGAAGCTACAGTATCATGCGAGAACAAACACAGGATTTGATCGACGAAGAACAACTGGAACGAGTTGCCCAATTAATCGATGACGCAGAACGAGTTTACTTTTTTGGAACGGGAAGTTCTGGTCTGATTGCCCGTGAGATGAAACTCCGTTTTATGCGATTAGGTGTGGTCTGTGAAGCTTTGACCGATCGGGATGGCTTTGCATGGACGACCAGTATCATGGATGAAAACTGTCTGGTACTTGGTTTTTCCCTATCAGGCACTACCCAATCCGTCCTCGATAGTTTGTTGGATGCCAAGGAAATGGGTGCCAAGACTATCCTCTTTACCAGCGCTCCAAACAAAAACAGTCAGGCCTACACCGAAACGGTCCTTGTCGCAAGTCATAGTCAATCTTCTTACATCCAGCGTATTTCCGCTCAACTCCCTATGCTCATTTTAATAGATTTGATTTATGCCTACTTTTTAGAAATCAATCGCGAGAGCAAGGAAAAAATCTTTAACAGCTATTGGGAAAATAAAAAGCTCAACGGCTATCGTAGACAAAAACGCGTTAGAAAATCCTAG